The proteins below come from a single Conger conger chromosome 10, fConCon1.1, whole genome shotgun sequence genomic window:
- the acvrl1 gene encoding serine/threonine-protein kinase receptor R3 isoform X2 — MGRAALFKVLLAGWSLWSCTALSDQGSDGSPLGVRAQVLCSCENSPLCINNTCWGDVCYFTMVRGDLQRGCFMTDHKEQCYTSGIPDVFTSCCSNHSLCNGDIHLPPEPVQPQNLVLLVAVPLLVLLLLSVVACGLVWWRRSRRQFARTALTEDVTALKVPGGADPTYGDIFDEFCTSGSGTGLPYLVQRTMARQITLAECVGKGRYGEVWRGNWMGESVAVKIFSSRDEQSWFRETEIYNTVQLRHENILGFIASDMTSKNSSTQLWLVTHFHELGSLYDFLQYSTLGPEGCLRMCLSVACGLVHLHTEILCTKGKPAIAHRDLKSRNILVKRNGQCCIADLGLAVMHSQTNDYLDMGNNPRVGTKRYMAPEVLDETIRMDMFESFKQTDIWALGLVLWEITRRTLVNGIVEEYRPPFFDVVPSDPSFEEMKKVVCVDQYRPSMHNRLHSHPILTSIAKIMRECWFHNPPARLTALRVSKTLSKLDQDHDYSPNKLKLDL; from the exons ATGGGGCGAGCCGCTCTGTTTAAAGTGCTGCTTGCTGGGTGGAGTCTTTGGTCCTGTACCGCTCTCTCAG ACCAAGGATCTGATGGTTCACCTTTGGGAg TGCGTGCCCAGGTGCTGTGCAGCTGTGAGAACTCGCCCTTATGCATCAATAACACCTGCTGGGGTGACGTGTGCTACTTCACCATGGTCCGCGGGGACCTGCAGCGGGGCTGCTTCATGACAGACCACAAAGAGCAGTGCTACACCTCTGGAATTCCCGATGTCTTCACCAGCTGCTGCTCTAATCACTCCCTCTGCAATGGAGACATCCACCTGCCCCCCGAACCAG TTCAGCCGCAGAATTTGGTCCTGCTGGTGGCCGTGCCGCTGCTGGTCCTGCTGCTCCTTTCAGTGGTGGCGTGCGGACTGGTCTGGTGGAGGCGCTCACGGCGCCAGTTCGCCCGCACCGCCCTCACCGAGGATGTCACCGCGCTCAAGGTGCCCGGCGGGGCAGACCCCACGTACGGG GATATCTTTGATGAGTTCTGCACGTCGGGCAGTGGGACGGGCCTGCCTTACCTGGTGCAGAGGACCATGGCGCGACAGATCACCTTGGCGGAGTGTGTCG GTAAGGGGCGCTACGGTGAGGTTTGGCGGGGAAACTGGATGGGGGAGAGTGTGGCGGTAAAGATATTCTCGTCCCGTGATGAGCAGTCTTGGTTCCGCGAGACTGAGATCTACAACACGGTGCAGCTGCGCCACGAAAACATCCTAG GTTTCATTGCGTCTGACATGACATCCAAGAACTCGAGCACACAGCTGTGGCTGGTGACACACTTCCACGAGCTGGGCTCCCTGTACGACTTCCTGCAGTACAGCACCCTGGGGCCCGAGGGCTGTCTGCggatgtgtctgtctgtggccTGCGGCCTGGTGCACCTGCACACTGAGATCCTCTGCACGAAGGGCAAGCCCGCCATCGCCCACCGCGACCTCAAGAGCCGCAACATCCTGGTGAAGAGGAACGGCCAGTGCTGCATTGCCGACCTCG gcctggccGTCATGCACTCCCAGACCAACGACTACCTGGACATGGGGAACAACCCACGGGTGGGAACCAAGCGCTACATGGCACCGGAGGTTCTGGACGAGACCATACGGATGGACATGTTCGAGTCCTTCAAGCAGACGGACATCTGGGCCCTGGGGCTGGTGCTCTGGGAGATAACGCGCAGGACGCTGGTCAATG GGATTGTGGAGGAGTACCGCCCCCCCTTCTTCGACGTGGTGCCCTCAGACCCCAGCTTTGAGGAGATGAAGAAGGTGGTCTGTGTGGACCAGTACCGACCCAGCATGCACAACCGGCTCCACTCGCACCCG
- the acvrl1 gene encoding serine/threonine-protein kinase receptor R3 isoform X1, whose translation MGRAALFKVLLAGWSLWSCTALSDQGSDGSPLGAVRAQVLCSCENSPLCINNTCWGDVCYFTMVRGDLQRGCFMTDHKEQCYTSGIPDVFTSCCSNHSLCNGDIHLPPEPVQPQNLVLLVAVPLLVLLLLSVVACGLVWWRRSRRQFARTALTEDVTALKVPGGADPTYGDIFDEFCTSGSGTGLPYLVQRTMARQITLAECVGKGRYGEVWRGNWMGESVAVKIFSSRDEQSWFRETEIYNTVQLRHENILGFIASDMTSKNSSTQLWLVTHFHELGSLYDFLQYSTLGPEGCLRMCLSVACGLVHLHTEILCTKGKPAIAHRDLKSRNILVKRNGQCCIADLGLAVMHSQTNDYLDMGNNPRVGTKRYMAPEVLDETIRMDMFESFKQTDIWALGLVLWEITRRTLVNGIVEEYRPPFFDVVPSDPSFEEMKKVVCVDQYRPSMHNRLHSHPILTSIAKIMRECWFHNPPARLTALRVSKTLSKLDQDHDYSPNKLKLDL comes from the exons ATGGGGCGAGCCGCTCTGTTTAAAGTGCTGCTTGCTGGGTGGAGTCTTTGGTCCTGTACCGCTCTCTCAG ACCAAGGATCTGATGGTTCACCTTTGGGAg CAGTGCGTGCCCAGGTGCTGTGCAGCTGTGAGAACTCGCCCTTATGCATCAATAACACCTGCTGGGGTGACGTGTGCTACTTCACCATGGTCCGCGGGGACCTGCAGCGGGGCTGCTTCATGACAGACCACAAAGAGCAGTGCTACACCTCTGGAATTCCCGATGTCTTCACCAGCTGCTGCTCTAATCACTCCCTCTGCAATGGAGACATCCACCTGCCCCCCGAACCAG TTCAGCCGCAGAATTTGGTCCTGCTGGTGGCCGTGCCGCTGCTGGTCCTGCTGCTCCTTTCAGTGGTGGCGTGCGGACTGGTCTGGTGGAGGCGCTCACGGCGCCAGTTCGCCCGCACCGCCCTCACCGAGGATGTCACCGCGCTCAAGGTGCCCGGCGGGGCAGACCCCACGTACGGG GATATCTTTGATGAGTTCTGCACGTCGGGCAGTGGGACGGGCCTGCCTTACCTGGTGCAGAGGACCATGGCGCGACAGATCACCTTGGCGGAGTGTGTCG GTAAGGGGCGCTACGGTGAGGTTTGGCGGGGAAACTGGATGGGGGAGAGTGTGGCGGTAAAGATATTCTCGTCCCGTGATGAGCAGTCTTGGTTCCGCGAGACTGAGATCTACAACACGGTGCAGCTGCGCCACGAAAACATCCTAG GTTTCATTGCGTCTGACATGACATCCAAGAACTCGAGCACACAGCTGTGGCTGGTGACACACTTCCACGAGCTGGGCTCCCTGTACGACTTCCTGCAGTACAGCACCCTGGGGCCCGAGGGCTGTCTGCggatgtgtctgtctgtggccTGCGGCCTGGTGCACCTGCACACTGAGATCCTCTGCACGAAGGGCAAGCCCGCCATCGCCCACCGCGACCTCAAGAGCCGCAACATCCTGGTGAAGAGGAACGGCCAGTGCTGCATTGCCGACCTCG gcctggccGTCATGCACTCCCAGACCAACGACTACCTGGACATGGGGAACAACCCACGGGTGGGAACCAAGCGCTACATGGCACCGGAGGTTCTGGACGAGACCATACGGATGGACATGTTCGAGTCCTTCAAGCAGACGGACATCTGGGCCCTGGGGCTGGTGCTCTGGGAGATAACGCGCAGGACGCTGGTCAATG GGATTGTGGAGGAGTACCGCCCCCCCTTCTTCGACGTGGTGCCCTCAGACCCCAGCTTTGAGGAGATGAAGAAGGTGGTCTGTGTGGACCAGTACCGACCCAGCATGCACAACCGGCTCCACTCGCACCCG